TGTGAAATTCATTTGTCTTATCGGAAAGCATAATTAGGCCTTACTATCCTTTCCATTAATTGAAACATGCCTAGAAGAAcgtaatttaatttattaaaaataaatttaataaataaagttTTGGACAGGTGGTAGAACTAGAACCGATGCTAAAGCTTTTATTGCAAACAATTATTTTTTGATTATCTTTTAAGTAGTATTCTATACTATACCCTTTAAAAAGGTATTTTAATTTTACAATAATGCTTAGAACTAAGAGAAAAAAATAATTTCTACTTTATAATGAACATATAATCTTATAATATAGTCCATCTAGTCCTTGCGCTTGGATGAGTTTTAAATTCACAAAATGCGTACCCATATGACCCTATATAATCATCTAAAATtacattaaaaaaatattGCATTATTTTGTAGTTTCCATAATAGGAACCCTTTGAAAGAGTATATTTAAAGCCATATTTCCTATCTAGAATTATAATTACTAATAGTTTTTGTCGAATAAGCATGCGTCTGCTTTTCTGCTACTCGTTATCTCATAGAAGCTTTGACGATGAGGAACTAGTTTTAGTGGAAAAGCTACCACATagctacatatgtatggatGCTGTACTTGATCGAAAATATATACTTTTCTTCGAATACCCTGGTGTTGGGATaacaataaaaacaaacagaTACAAAAATGCGCATTCATTGTACAATTTATTCGATAGTAACTAAAAAAAACTATCTATAGATCCTTAAAATAGCCTATTTGTTCGTATTTGGGTAATAATTTCATGATATCCTTAACGTATACATCCTGATAGTAGGTTTTCTGACGCGTTTCTGCATCTTGAAGCAGGCCATTCATTGTAAAAGAATTCGTTTTGATGCCCAAAATTAATGGCAAAAAAGTAAACATATTAAACAAGTCTGAAACAAAAAGAAATGTAAATTCTAACTAAGTTAGTTTTAAATGAAATGCATGACTTACCATAATATTTCAGCTTATAGATCTGTTGCCAGAGCTTCTCTTGGGTAGGCATTGCACCTTTGTAACCCACTTTCTTCAGAGTATCCACCAACACAGAGAAGTAATAATTGATCAACTTCTCGCCATGGGTCCAGCGCTGCTCTGGCTCCATCAGCATGTGGATGGAGTATATCAAGTCCACGGCTATGGAACCGGTATTACACAGTTGAAAGTCCACCAGCATGACGTCTTCGGAGTCGCCTGTCTCCTTGTTGTGCCTGAACATCATATTCCGCAGATGAAAGTCTCCGTGACACAGCACGTAATATCCATCAGGTTGTGGATTTGTGCGATACTCTTGCAGAACGGTTTTCACCATGTCCAGGTAGGTATCTTTTATTTTCTCAAAGTGCGGCTTGTACTTCCTCAGCTCTGGCCATCGTTCCAGCATTTTAATGAAGGGAGGCATTGCTGTAGTCATAAAGGGATCGTTCATCAGGGCTGGCACTTCAGTCCAACCATATTGGAACTCCTTCAGAAAATCGGGTTGCTATTGAAAAGAGAATCTTATTCGAAGGTTGAGTCAATAGTTTGCAGATTCAAGAGCTCACCTCATTGAGCAGTTTCATGCTGATGGCATGCCATTTGGCCAGTTTCGAGTAGGCTCTGCATAGTTCCTCCTCCCTAACCGGACGATCCCGGATGACAGTGTATCCCTGCGGCACCAGATCCTCAAAGATCATAACCTGGCGGGGCTCAAGACTGTGATAGATGCACGGGACATATAGCTTTGTGTCATCTCCTGCCTGCTTCAGTATCCTCTCAAACTCCGGCAGGGCTTTGGTGTACATTCCGATTTCTGTTTCGAAAAAATGAGATTCACTTAGCATGTCCTTCTTGTGGCCCTCCTGTTCGGGCATCGTCTTAATGATCAGTGGCTTGGTGAACACTCCCTtgcaggttgtgtactcaacTAGGGAGCGGAACATAATACTCGCATAGTGATCTCCCTGGGCGCTCGCGGGGGATATTTTCAGATCGGTAACTTTCAGTTCTGGCGCTCCCTCACACGtgctcagaatttcgcctatAAATTTAGCATTCAACCACTCTGGGGCCTCCAGCTCGTCGGCGTTAAATTGCTCCAAGCTTTCAGTCGTCATTTTGTTCAGAGTAGAGGAAAAACTATATTAGCTTGAACGGCTACGTATTCCGTGCGAGCTGGTTATGGAATGAAGCAGTTGATTTGATGGAAGGCACACTTTAAACGAAATTGGTTGAGCTTTTCGAAATTTCGAGTTTTGTGTTGTGAAATACATTTATCTAATCAGAGAGCCTTATTGTCCTTATAATTGTTGCTTAGGAAAACACATTGATTGCTGGAAGTgcaaaatattgaaaaatatTGTGAAATAATTTTAATGGTGAGCAAATCCTTTGGATAATTTTACTCTTGAGAGCTTTCCAATTTTCATACTAAGTTCATTTAAGTCCGAGGTATTCAGAATCAACTGATAAGAGTTATTACCCGCAAATATTAATTTTCACCGGGAGAGGTCTACGATTGTATGCAATTGATAGTTCAATAAAAATTTACTGATTAGCTAACATTACTATGCGAAAAAATATACTCAATTCTAACAGTTACGAATAGTAGATATTTTAGATTGTAGTTTGTAGTTTCtgttacatatgtatgtacatatttgttTAAATAATCGTAGTTACACCCACTGAAGCGCTTATATACATACGTAGAGTATCTATTGTAGACTCCACAAATCTTGAAGCTTTTGGAAAGCTTTTCAGCTAAAAATATCATTGTCTATGAACCTGTATTCTGATCTCTTGAAAGCTTTGTTATAACTACTATTATTCATTACCTTTCTCTCCTTTCCTAAGCGCCATGCTACAGATCCTTTCGGTTGGCTATTTTCATGTATACAATGATCAATTATATAAAGAAAATTAACTAAAATACATTTTAACTCTATAAGAAATACCTATGCTGAAGTATTGAGAATCTAGCTCTACATAATTCAAACATTTACTATAATCACGAAGAATAATAAACATATAATAGGTATATACAAATACATATGGGTGATTAACTATTGACTAGCCTAaggaatatatgtacatttgtCCATAAACATATATAAGATTTATCTAATTTTTATATACAGTATAACACAGTTTTAAGGATGACACTTTCGATCATTGATCCGCATCGAGCAAGCCCTCCTGCTGGAACTTGGGAAGGAGTTGTCGCATTATCCTCTGAGTAGCAGGATTGCCATAGCAGGCGTTCTTGAAGTTGATCGCCCGCTGATTGTTCTGCATTAAGGCATTGAAATCGGCATCAGCCGTCTCCACATTCCTCTGAATGGGTAAGATGGAGATAGTTGTGTGCATGCCTAAGGATCAGAGAAGAAACCATACAGTTATTCCAGAAATAAACGCAGGAGAATCGTGTACTTCTCACCATAGAAGGCCTTTTCTTGTAACTGCTGATGAAACTGGTGCATGCTGGGAATGGCAGCCTTGAAACGGAGTTTCCTCAGTGTTTCCGAGAAGATGTTGAAGTAGTAGTGGATCAGCTCCTCCTGGTTGTTCAGATGGAGATCAAACTCCAGCGAGGAGTTCAGGAAGTAGAAAAGATCAATGGCTGGTGAACCCCAGGCGGCATATTGGAAGTCAATGATAATCACATCCTCCGCTTCGCCAGTCTCCTTGTCATACTTGACAAGGACATTGTTGGTCCACAGATCGCCATGGGCCAGGACGTTGATCTGGCCGGGACTCACATCGAAGACGCGTTTGCCCAGCTCCATGTAGACAGGCAACAGAGCCTCCAGTTTCTCGGCATACAGCTCATATCCAGGCCACTGGGCCACTCTTCGACTGGCAGCCTGTAGCATGCCTAGAAAGCAGGGGGCATAGTTATCCGTGTGACGGTTGAACATTCCTCGATCATAGCTCTCCAAGGCATGATCCTCGCGCTCGTTCAACACCGCCGATGTGGCATGCATCTTGGCCAACTTCCGAAGGACAAGACGCGCCAACTTCAGATCGAGTCCGGTGAGACGATCGGGCATCACAAATTCCCGCGCACTGAGATCCTCGAAGATCAGCACCGAACGATCGTAGTCCACGGCCATGGTCTCGGCAAAGATCTCCTCCCCATCTTCGATCTCGTGGAGCAGAGCCTTCAGTTTAGGCAGAATCTGCTCATAGATGGACATCTCGCGATTGAAGATGTCATACGGTTCCATTGCATTCCTGGAAAACTCGTCGCTCTCAAAGGAGGACTTTATAATGTAATGACCGATCTGGCAGGTGCCATCGCGTCTCGTGAACTGGGCCTTCACTCGGGTCAGCACTCCGCCATAGTTTTCACCCTTTCCCAGGGCGGGATGGACTTGCAGGCAGGTGATCTTGATCCTCTGATCGCCATAGAAGTCCCTCAGCGCATCCTGAATATAGCTCTCTGTCAGCCAATCAGGAGCATCCATAATAACGGAGTTGGAGTTGGTAGAAGGAGCCGCGGATCCACTAAGCTTGGGAATGGCATCGAGTGCCCCGATCAGATCCGAAACCGACATGATGATAAATGAAATTTGTTTTGCGATATGGTGTTTAAAAATCAGAGCACCTCAGCTTTTATATGAAAGCTGCAGCTGTTCCCACGTACATTCGTCACAATTGTGATTTATAATACCGCCATAAAATCACAGACGTATGTAAATATAGACGCGGGCTTACAGATTACTCTTTTTATTGGGGCGCAAGCACCCCCGAAACCCCCGAAGACATCTGAGTAAGATGCCTCGTGGCTGGCACTCTCACGCCGCGGCATAGCTACTGCCTAATCGGACAGATTGTTTGGATTTCGGTCGCTGGCAAACCTGTTAATCTATATAGCACTTCGTGTGGGTTTAGGGATGGACGAAGACGACAACGAAGCCGAAGACGACAAGTGTTTTATGCCAGAGCTCAGAAATGCCAAGCATTTCTTGACTGAAATCATCTCTTAAAAGAGTGAACAACCTACGTCAAAGGCTGAATACTAAAACTAAGGGATACGTTGAAAAAAATCGATAGAGACATTTAAGGAAACTACTTTCTTCATGGATTTCTAAGAATAATATATGTGGATTGATGGATTTAAATTGAAAGAAAGTATCATATTCTATattatatatagtatattcTATTTTTTTTCGACATACATTATGAGCATTCGGGTGAAATATGGAAAATTGGAACCGTTATAAAAAATTGTATAAATATGGTGCCTTTTTGGAATTAA
This region of Drosophila miranda strain MSH22 chromosome 2, D.miranda_PacBio2.1, whole genome shotgun sequence genomic DNA includes:
- the LOC108157456 gene encoding uncharacterized protein LOC108157456, whose protein sequence is MSVSDLIGALDAIPKLSGSAAPSTNSNSVIMDAPDWLTESYIQDALRDFYGDQRIKITCLQVHPALGKGENYGGVLTRVKAQFTRRDGTCQIGHYIIKSSFESDEFSRNAMEPYDIFNREMSIYEQILPKLKALLHEIEDGEEIFAETMAVDYDRSVLIFEDLSAREFVMPDRLTGLDLKLARLVLRKLAKMHATSAVLNEREDHALESYDRGMFNRHTDNYAPCFLGMLQAASRRVAQWPGYELYAEKLEALLPVYMELGKRVFDVSPGQINVLAHGDLWTNNVLVKYDKETGEAEDVIIIDFQYAAWGSPAIDLFYFLNSSLEFDLHLNNQEELIHYYFNIFSETLRKLRFKAAIPSMHQFHQQLQEKAFYGMHTTISILPIQRNVETADADFNALMQNNQRAINFKNACYGNPATQRIMRQLLPKFQQEGLLDADQ
- the LOC108157457 gene encoding uncharacterized protein LOC108157457, with the protein product MTTESLEQFNADELEAPEWLNAKFIGEILSTCEGAPELKVTDLKISPASAQGDHYASIMFRSLVEYTTCKGVFTKPLIIKTMPEQEGHKKDMLSESHFFETEIGMYTKALPEFERILKQAGDDTKLYVPCIYHSLEPRQVMIFEDLVPQGYTVIRDRPVREEELCRAYSKLAKWHAISMKLLNEQPDFLKEFQYGWTEVPALMNDPFMTTAMPPFIKMLERWPELRKYKPHFEKIKDTYLDMVKTVLQEYRTNPQPDGYYVLCHGDFHLRNMMFRHNKETGDSEDVMLVDFQLCNTGSIAVDLIYSIHMLMEPEQRWTHGEKLINYYFSVLVDTLKKVGYKGAMPTQEKLWQQIYKLKYYDLFNMFTFLPLILGIKTNSFTMNGLLQDAETRQKTYYQDVYVKDIMKLLPKYEQIGYFKDL